The following coding sequences are from one Streptomyces angustmyceticus window:
- a CDS encoding helix-turn-helix domain-containing protein has protein sequence MVGAARHVKRGELGAALRALRRASGKEAKTVARSAVMSASKLSKIETAKAAPSVVDVERVLTAIGVSDEVKEEYLEAVRAAATEATAWRLIRRMGVHKAQQQTRALEAHMTVLRLFQPALVPGLLQTPEYIRAVLARHNLGAEVLTKTISARVERQQVLYDSSKELHFVITEPVLRWRIVSASRMAEQMDRIASLSRLPHLDIRIVPLSARQRDIANHAFVVRDDRTVTVETVHADLAVTDPRDVALYIRKFEGFAAMAISGDEARSTLESIRDDFLREQETG, from the coding sequence ATGGTGGGCGCAGCACGGCACGTGAAAAGAGGAGAGCTGGGGGCCGCGCTGCGGGCGCTACGACGCGCTTCCGGGAAGGAAGCCAAGACTGTCGCCCGCAGCGCCGTCATGTCCGCGAGCAAGCTGAGCAAGATCGAGACCGCGAAGGCCGCACCGTCGGTCGTGGACGTTGAGCGCGTCCTCACGGCCATCGGCGTGTCCGATGAGGTCAAGGAAGAGTACCTGGAGGCCGTCCGAGCAGCGGCGACCGAGGCCACGGCATGGCGTCTCATCCGCCGCATGGGTGTGCACAAGGCTCAGCAGCAGACACGAGCGCTGGAAGCCCACATGACGGTACTGCGGCTCTTCCAGCCGGCCTTGGTGCCCGGTCTCCTGCAAACGCCGGAGTACATCAGGGCCGTTCTCGCCCGCCACAACCTCGGCGCGGAGGTACTCACCAAAACAATCAGCGCGCGCGTAGAGCGCCAACAGGTGCTCTACGACTCGTCCAAGGAACTCCACTTCGTCATCACGGAACCTGTACTGCGGTGGCGAATCGTGTCGGCTTCCAGGATGGCAGAACAGATGGACCGGATCGCCAGTCTTTCGCGATTGCCTCACCTGGATATTCGCATCGTTCCCCTGTCGGCGCGGCAGCGTGACATAGCCAATCACGCCTTCGTCGTCCGCGACGACCGAACGGTTACGGTCGAGACCGTCCATGCTGACCTAGCGGTCACCGATCCTCGCGACGTCGCCCTCTACATCCGCAAGTTCGAGGGATTCGCAGCCATGGCGATTTCCGGTGACGAGGCGCGCTCCACGCTGGAAAGCATCCGGGACGACTTCTTGCGTGAACAGGAAACCGGCTAG
- a CDS encoding malonic semialdehyde reductase, giving the protein MSLALDTAAQDLLFREAQTANTFTDEPVTDEQVQAIYDLVKFGPTAFNQTPLRITLVRSQEARERLVNHAMGANGPKTLSAPLTAILSVDLDFHEKLPQLFPHAPGIKDAFFSEAARREVAGTQNATLQAGYFIVGVRAAGLAAGPMTGFDFAGIDKEFFGDGKQKAFLVINIGKPGADAFFPRSPRLAFDEAVATV; this is encoded by the coding sequence ATGTCTCTCGCCCTTGACACCGCCGCTCAGGACCTCCTGTTCCGGGAGGCCCAGACCGCCAACACGTTCACGGACGAGCCGGTGACGGACGAGCAGGTCCAGGCCATCTACGACCTGGTGAAGTTCGGCCCGACCGCCTTCAACCAGACGCCGCTGCGGATAACCCTGGTCCGTTCCCAGGAGGCCCGTGAGCGCCTGGTCAACCACGCCATGGGCGCCAACGGCCCGAAGACCCTCAGCGCGCCGCTGACCGCGATCCTCTCCGTGGACCTGGACTTCCACGAGAAGCTGCCGCAGCTCTTCCCGCACGCCCCGGGCATCAAGGACGCCTTCTTCTCCGAGGCCGCGCGCCGCGAGGTGGCCGGCACCCAGAACGCCACCCTCCAGGCCGGCTACTTCATCGTCGGCGTCCGCGCCGCCGGCCTGGCCGCCGGCCCGATGACCGGCTTCGACTTCGCCGGCATCGACAAGGAGTTCTTCGGCGACGGCAAGCAGAAGGCGTTCCTCGTCATCAACATCGGCAAGCCGGGCGCCGACGCCTTCTTCCCGCGCTCCCCGCGGCTGGCCTTCGACGAGGCCGTCGCCACCGTCTGA
- a CDS encoding DUF6879 family protein, which yields MFGAFEREAFRLETLNDYSKSGNVNAYRTFLAGKPQPADYNDAWVAELRSHTTKGKRVYRVHILTRPLTPYLRFELGWGYQKNAAGGEEFFILDTTDQPNPLEGIPDFWLMDSLKPAVMNYSEDGAFLGADVLEPERAEEFRAHRDTAMAHAVPFSGWWAQHGT from the coding sequence ATGTTCGGCGCCTTCGAACGGGAGGCGTTCCGACTGGAAACCCTGAACGACTACAGCAAGTCGGGGAACGTGAACGCCTATAGAACGTTCCTTGCCGGGAAACCGCAGCCGGCCGACTACAACGATGCATGGGTGGCAGAACTCCGTTCTCACACCACCAAGGGCAAGCGCGTCTATCGCGTGCACATCCTCACTCGCCCCCTCACCCCGTATTTGCGGTTCGAACTGGGCTGGGGCTACCAGAAGAACGCAGCGGGCGGCGAAGAGTTCTTCATCCTCGACACCACCGACCAGCCGAACCCCTTGGAAGGGATTCCCGACTTCTGGCTGATGGACAGCCTGAAACCGGCGGTCATGAACTATTCGGAGGACGGGGCTTTCCTCGGAGCCGACGTCCTGGAACCAGAACGTGCAGAGGAGTTCCGCGCGCACCGTGATACGGCGATGGCGCACGCCGTGCCGTTCTCCGGATGGTGGGCGCAGCACGGCACGTGA
- a CDS encoding TetR/AcrR family transcriptional regulator, whose translation MSADDTRTKLLAGALRTLTEQGLAKTSARAVATAAGVNQALVFYHFGSVDELLAAACRYGAEQRVAHYRERFARVGSLAEFLELGRELHAEERAAGHVAVLAQLLAGAQTQPRLAPATAAGLASWIEEIEAVLTRVLSGTPIAAFVDVAGLSRALAAGFVGLELYEGVDPEGALAALDALEQLSGLVGVLEDLGPVAQRAVRARIRRSTGRRGP comes from the coding sequence GTGAGCGCGGACGACACCCGTACGAAACTGCTCGCCGGCGCCCTGCGCACGCTCACCGAACAGGGCCTCGCCAAGACCTCGGCCCGCGCCGTCGCCACCGCCGCGGGAGTCAACCAGGCCCTGGTCTTCTACCACTTCGGCAGCGTCGACGAACTCCTCGCCGCCGCCTGCCGCTACGGCGCGGAGCAGCGCGTCGCCCACTACCGCGAACGCTTCGCCCGGGTCGGCAGCCTCGCCGAATTCCTGGAACTGGGACGGGAACTGCACGCCGAGGAGCGTGCCGCCGGCCATGTCGCCGTCCTCGCCCAGCTCCTGGCCGGCGCCCAGACCCAGCCCCGCCTCGCCCCCGCGACCGCCGCCGGACTCGCCTCCTGGATCGAGGAGATCGAAGCGGTACTGACCCGGGTACTGTCCGGCACGCCCATCGCCGCCTTCGTGGACGTCGCCGGCCTCTCCCGGGCCCTCGCCGCGGGCTTCGTCGGCCTGGAACTGTACGAGGGCGTGGACCCCGAGGGCGCGCTGGCGGCCCTGGACGCCCTGGAGCAACTGTCCGGCCTGGTCGGCGTCCTGGAGGACCTGGGCCCGGTCGCACAGCGCGCCGTACGCGCCAGGATCCGGCGCAGCACGGGGCGGCGTGGCCCCTGA
- a CDS encoding DUF1707 SHOCT-like domain-containing protein, with product MDADNGGRPGPENPPGPLEQQGRRQDRQPVNMTKTATAPPAVAEGDLRASDADRDRVAEILREALAEGRLDPEEHAERIDTVYRAKTMGELEPVIRDLPASGAGRARQDRDAYAPGAGTPGPDQNLVAIFSASARKGRWRAPARINAFALFGSVEIDLTEAVFPQRQVQINVTAVFGSVEIRVPENITLRSSGSGILGSFEVESHDSEDADAPQVVVNGFAVLGSVEARPKRGAWIRDLRDRLRDGHRELRHELREERRERHHQLREDRREWHERLHAERRERRDRFRKGMGG from the coding sequence GTGGACGCAGACAACGGGGGACGACCGGGCCCCGAGAACCCGCCCGGACCGCTGGAGCAGCAGGGCCGGCGGCAGGACCGGCAGCCGGTGAACATGACCAAGACGGCGACCGCGCCGCCCGCGGTGGCCGAGGGCGACCTCCGGGCGTCCGACGCGGACCGCGACCGGGTCGCCGAGATCCTCCGCGAGGCGCTGGCCGAGGGCCGGCTGGACCCGGAGGAGCACGCCGAGCGGATCGACACGGTCTACCGCGCCAAGACGATGGGCGAACTGGAGCCCGTCATCCGCGACCTCCCCGCGTCCGGCGCCGGCCGCGCCCGGCAGGACCGGGACGCGTACGCCCCCGGCGCCGGCACTCCGGGCCCTGACCAGAACCTCGTCGCGATCTTCAGCGCCTCCGCGCGCAAGGGCCGTTGGCGGGCGCCCGCGCGGATCAACGCCTTCGCGCTCTTCGGCAGCGTCGAGATCGACCTGACCGAGGCCGTCTTCCCGCAGCGGCAGGTCCAGATCAACGTCACGGCCGTCTTCGGCAGCGTCGAGATCCGGGTGCCGGAGAACATCACGCTGCGCAGCAGCGGCTCCGGCATTCTGGGCAGCTTCGAGGTCGAGTCGCACGACTCCGAGGACGCCGACGCCCCGCAGGTTGTCGTCAACGGCTTCGCCGTGCTGGGCAGCGTGGAGGCCAGGCCCAAGCGCGGTGCCTGGATCCGCGACCTGCGCGACCGTCTGCGCGACGGGCACCGCGAACTCCGCCACGAGCTGCGCGAGGAGCGGCGTGAGCGGCACCACCAACTGCGCGAGGACCGGCGCGAATGGCACGAGCGGCTGCACGCCGAGCGCCGTGAGCGCCGTGACCGGTTCCGCAAGGGCATGGGGGGCTGA
- a CDS encoding APC family permease, with product MPGTSGGAGGAGAGGGADTAAEGIPGGGAPGALRRTLTFRDLVVYGLLFIAPMAPVGIFGTLQAASHGAVTTVYLVATAAMACTAFSYAQMVRVAPRAGAVYTYARVGLGEGAGFVAGWMAMLDYLLVPAVAYLFSGIALHALVPSVHPWVWTALAVAVTTLLNLWGVRTAARVGFAVLAMEIVVLAVFVVSAVVVLAVHGAPRGWTEPLTGAGGFSVRAVLSAVSVAVLSYLGFDAIASFAEEVGGPAAPGRGGRPGPDRVARAVLTCLAVAGVLFAAQTYLAALLMPMSAAELAARPAEQGGAFYATVDASVGRWLHDLVAASKAVGAAFAALAGQAAAGRLLFAMARDRRLPGAMSAVDRGSGVPRRALLGAALVTLVAAVWAARRDDGLDQLSSVVNVGALTAFGLLHASVIGWFWIRRAGGPPGVLRHLVVPLLGLAVVGAVVVEASAAARAVGGAWLAAGVVVLVTQRRRRGRGRE from the coding sequence CCCGGGCGGCGGCGCGCCGGGGGCGCTGCGGCGGACGCTGACCTTCCGGGACCTGGTCGTCTACGGGCTGCTGTTCATCGCCCCGATGGCGCCGGTGGGGATCTTCGGCACCCTCCAGGCCGCCTCGCACGGCGCGGTCACCACCGTCTACCTCGTCGCGACGGCCGCGATGGCGTGCACCGCCTTCTCGTACGCCCAGATGGTGCGCGTCGCCCCGCGGGCCGGGGCGGTCTACACCTACGCCCGGGTGGGTCTGGGCGAGGGCGCCGGGTTCGTCGCCGGATGGATGGCGATGCTGGACTATCTGCTGGTTCCGGCGGTGGCGTACCTGTTCTCCGGGATCGCGCTGCACGCGCTGGTCCCTTCGGTGCACCCGTGGGTGTGGACGGCGCTGGCGGTGGCCGTGACCACGCTGCTGAACCTGTGGGGCGTGCGGACGGCGGCCCGGGTGGGCTTCGCGGTGCTGGCCATGGAGATCGTGGTGCTGGCGGTGTTCGTGGTGTCGGCGGTGGTCGTGCTGGCCGTACACGGGGCTCCGCGGGGCTGGACGGAGCCGCTGACCGGCGCGGGCGGGTTCTCGGTGCGGGCGGTGCTGTCCGCGGTGTCGGTGGCGGTGCTGTCCTATCTGGGCTTCGACGCGATCGCGTCGTTCGCGGAGGAGGTCGGGGGTCCGGCGGCCCCCGGGAGGGGCGGCCGGCCGGGGCCGGACCGGGTGGCGCGGGCGGTGCTCACCTGTCTGGCGGTCGCCGGTGTGCTGTTCGCGGCGCAGACCTATCTGGCGGCGCTGCTGATGCCGATGAGCGCGGCGGAGCTGGCGGCCCGGCCGGCCGAGCAGGGCGGCGCCTTCTACGCCACGGTCGACGCGTCGGTGGGCCGCTGGCTGCACGACCTGGTGGCGGCGAGCAAGGCCGTGGGCGCGGCGTTCGCGGCGCTGGCGGGGCAGGCGGCGGCCGGCCGGCTGCTGTTCGCGATGGCCAGGGACCGGCGGCTGCCCGGGGCGATGTCGGCGGTGGACCGGGGCAGCGGGGTGCCGCGCCGGGCGCTGCTGGGCGCGGCGCTGGTGACGCTGGTGGCGGCGGTGTGGGCGGCCCGCAGGGACGACGGGCTGGACCAGCTGTCGTCGGTCGTGAACGTGGGGGCGCTGACCGCGTTCGGGCTGCTGCACGCGTCGGTGATCGGCTGGTTCTGGATCCGCCGGGCGGGCGGGCCACCGGGCGTGCTGCGGCATCTGGTGGTCCCGTTGCTGGGGCTGGCGGTGGTGGGCGCGGTGGTCGTCGAGGCGTCGGCCGCCGCGCGGGCCGTGGGCGGGGCCTGGCTGGCGGCGGGGGTGGTGGTGCTGGTGACGCAGCGCCGGAGACGGGGACGGGGGCGGGAGTGA
- a CDS encoding exodeoxyribonuclease VII small subunit gives MAKAKTDGAADTEQGAAAGAAAPVESVDSTLGYEQARDELIEVVRSLEAGGTTLEESLALWERGEALAKVCRRWLDGARARLDAALAEPDEPEAERA, from the coding sequence ATGGCGAAGGCGAAGACGGACGGCGCGGCGGACACGGAGCAGGGCGCGGCGGCCGGGGCGGCGGCCCCCGTGGAGTCGGTGGACTCCACGCTGGGCTACGAGCAGGCGCGGGACGAGCTGATCGAGGTCGTCCGCAGCCTGGAGGCGGGCGGTACGACGCTGGAGGAGTCGCTCGCGCTGTGGGAGCGCGGCGAGGCGCTGGCGAAGGTCTGCCGCCGCTGGCTGGACGGCGCACGGGCACGGCTGGACGCGGCGCTGGCGGAGCCGGACGAGCCGGAGGCGGAGCGCGCATAG
- a CDS encoding WhiB family transcriptional regulator has product MLLPQQPLQDAAVVPSQQVPARDEAGPWHSEAVCRRDEAGLFFAPSKEPTAARLAREEAAKRVCARCPVMVECREHALLQPEPYGVWGGLTAAERRVVLTRRRRRESELQRAAHMPAAG; this is encoded by the coding sequence GTGCTGCTACCGCAACAGCCCCTGCAGGATGCCGCTGTCGTCCCGTCCCAGCAAGTGCCTGCTCGTGACGAGGCCGGCCCCTGGCATTCGGAGGCGGTGTGCCGCCGGGACGAAGCCGGGCTGTTCTTCGCCCCGTCCAAGGAGCCGACCGCCGCGCGCCTGGCCAGAGAAGAGGCCGCGAAGCGGGTCTGCGCCCGCTGCCCCGTGATGGTCGAGTGCCGGGAGCACGCGCTGCTCCAGCCCGAGCCGTACGGCGTCTGGGGCGGCCTGACCGCGGCCGAGCGCCGGGTCGTCCTGACCCGCCGGCGGCGCCGGGAGAGCGAACTCCAGCGCGCCGCGCACATGCCTGCGGCGGGCTGA
- a CDS encoding fumarate hydratase, which produces MPEFAYTDLLPVGEDTTPYRLVTAEGVSTFEADGRTFLKVEPEALRKLAAEAMHDISHYLRPAHLAQLRKILDDPEASANDRFVALDLLKNANIAAAGVLPMCQDTGTAIVMGKRGQQVLTEGGDEEALSRGIYDAYTQLNLRYSQMAPLTMWDEKNTGSNLPAQIELYATDGGAYKFLFMAKGGGSANKSFLFQETKAVLNEASMMKFLEQKIRSLGTAACPPYHLAIVVGGTSAEYALKTAKYASAHYLDELPAEGSPTGHGFRDKELEEKVFELTQKIGIGAQFGGKYFCHDVRVVRLPRHGASCPVAIAVSCSADRQAVAKITAEGVFLEQLETDPARFLPETTDDELTEGAGADLDAVAVDLNRPMDEVLAELTRHPVKTRLSLTGTLVVARDIAHAKIKERLDAGEEMPEYLKNHPVYYAGPAKTPEGFASGSFGPTTAGRMDAYVEQFQAAGGSKVMLAKGNRSQQVTDACAAHGGFYLGSIGGPAARLAQDCIKKVEVLEYEELGMEAVWKIEVENFPAFIVVDDKGNDFFQDPAPTPTFTSIPVRQGS; this is translated from the coding sequence ATGCCGGAATTCGCCTACACCGACCTTCTCCCCGTAGGTGAGGACACCACCCCGTACCGCCTCGTCACCGCGGAGGGCGTGAGCACCTTCGAGGCCGACGGCCGGACGTTCCTCAAGGTCGAGCCGGAGGCGCTGCGCAAGCTGGCCGCCGAGGCGATGCACGACATCTCGCACTACCTGCGCCCCGCCCACCTCGCCCAGCTCCGCAAGATCCTGGACGACCCGGAGGCCAGCGCCAACGACCGCTTCGTCGCGCTCGACCTGCTGAAGAACGCCAACATCGCCGCCGCGGGCGTCCTGCCCATGTGCCAGGACACCGGTACCGCGATCGTGATGGGCAAGCGCGGCCAGCAGGTGCTGACCGAGGGCGGCGACGAGGAAGCGCTCTCCCGCGGCATCTACGACGCCTACACCCAGCTGAACCTGCGCTACTCGCAGATGGCCCCGCTGACCATGTGGGACGAGAAGAACACCGGCTCCAACCTGCCGGCCCAGATCGAGCTGTACGCGACCGACGGCGGCGCCTACAAGTTCCTCTTCATGGCCAAGGGCGGCGGCAGCGCCAACAAGTCCTTCCTCTTCCAGGAGACCAAGGCGGTCCTCAACGAGGCCTCCATGATGAAGTTCCTGGAGCAGAAGATCCGTTCGCTGGGCACGGCCGCCTGCCCGCCGTACCACCTCGCGATCGTCGTCGGCGGCACCTCGGCCGAGTACGCGCTGAAGACCGCCAAGTACGCCTCCGCGCACTACCTCGACGAGCTGCCCGCCGAGGGCTCCCCCACCGGCCACGGCTTCCGCGACAAGGAGCTGGAGGAGAAGGTCTTCGAGCTGACGCAGAAGATCGGCATCGGCGCCCAGTTCGGCGGCAAGTACTTCTGCCACGACGTCCGCGTCGTCCGCCTCCCCCGCCACGGCGCGTCCTGCCCCGTCGCCATCGCGGTCTCCTGCTCCGCGGACCGGCAGGCCGTCGCGAAGATCACCGCCGAGGGCGTCTTCCTGGAGCAGCTGGAGACCGACCCCGCGCGCTTCCTGCCGGAGACCACCGACGACGAGCTGACCGAGGGCGCCGGCGCGGACCTCGACGCGGTCGCCGTCGACCTCAACCGCCCCATGGACGAGGTCCTGGCCGAGCTGACCCGGCACCCCGTCAAGACCCGCCTCTCCCTCACCGGCACGCTCGTCGTCGCCCGCGACATCGCGCACGCCAAGATCAAGGAGCGGCTGGACGCGGGCGAGGAGATGCCGGAGTACCTGAAGAACCACCCGGTCTACTACGCGGGCCCGGCCAAGACCCCCGAGGGCTTCGCCTCCGGCTCCTTCGGCCCGACCACGGCCGGCCGGATGGACGCCTACGTCGAGCAGTTCCAGGCGGCCGGCGGCTCCAAGGTCATGCTGGCCAAGGGCAACCGCTCCCAGCAGGTCACCGACGCGTGCGCCGCCCACGGCGGCTTCTACCTCGGCTCCATCGGCGGCCCCGCGGCCCGCCTGGCCCAGGACTGCATCAAGAAGGTCGAGGTCCTGGAGTACGAGGAGCTCGGCATGGAGGCGGTCTGGAAGATCGAGGTCGAGAACTTCCCCGCCTTCATCGTCGTCGACGACAAGGGCAACGACTTCTTCCAGGACCCCGCGCCGACGCCCACCTTCACCAGCATCCCGGTACGCCAGGGAAGCTGA
- the glpX gene encoding class II fructose-bisphosphatase, with product MSEHHLPSQLEVSPEAPDRNLALELVRVTEAGAMASGRWVGRGDKNGADGAAVKAMRALIHTVSMDGVVVIGEGEKDNAPMLYNGERVGDGTGAECDVAVDPVDGTTLTAKGMANAVSVMAVAERGSMFDPSAVFYMDKLATGPEAADFVDITAPVAVNIKRIAKAKKSAVEDVTVVILDRPRHEGLVKEVREAGARIKFIADGDVAGAIMAAREGTGVDLLLGIGGTPEGIIAACALKCLGGAFQGKLWPKDDEERQRALDAGHDLDKVLEIGDLVRGDNVFFVATGITDGELLRGVRYRAENAYTQSLVMRSKSGTIRQIDSQHRLSKLRAYSSVDFERPS from the coding sequence ATGAGCGAGCATCATCTCCCGTCCCAGCTCGAGGTCAGCCCCGAGGCCCCGGACCGCAACCTCGCCCTGGAGCTCGTCCGGGTCACCGAGGCCGGTGCCATGGCGTCGGGCCGCTGGGTGGGGCGAGGTGACAAGAACGGCGCGGACGGCGCGGCGGTCAAGGCGATGCGCGCCCTGATCCACACCGTCTCGATGGACGGCGTCGTGGTCATCGGGGAGGGCGAGAAGGACAACGCCCCGATGCTCTACAACGGCGAGCGCGTGGGCGACGGGACCGGCGCGGAGTGCGACGTGGCCGTGGACCCGGTGGACGGGACGACGCTGACCGCCAAGGGCATGGCGAACGCGGTGTCCGTGATGGCGGTGGCCGAGCGCGGCTCGATGTTCGACCCGTCCGCGGTCTTCTACATGGACAAGCTCGCCACGGGCCCGGAGGCGGCGGACTTCGTCGACATCACGGCGCCGGTGGCGGTGAACATCAAGCGGATCGCCAAGGCGAAGAAGTCCGCGGTCGAGGACGTCACCGTCGTCATCCTGGACCGGCCCCGCCACGAGGGCCTGGTCAAGGAGGTCCGGGAGGCCGGGGCCCGGATCAAGTTCATCGCCGACGGCGACGTCGCCGGCGCGATCATGGCGGCCCGCGAGGGCACCGGCGTGGACCTGCTGCTGGGAATCGGCGGTACGCCCGAGGGCATTATCGCGGCCTGTGCGCTGAAGTGCCTGGGCGGCGCCTTCCAGGGCAAGCTGTGGCCCAAGGACGACGAGGAGCGGCAGCGGGCGCTGGACGCCGGGCACGACCTGGACAAGGTGCTGGAGATCGGCGACCTGGTCCGCGGCGACAACGTCTTCTTCGTCGCCACCGGCATCACCGACGGCGAACTGCTGCGCGGGGTGCGCTACCGCGCCGAGAACGCCTACACCCAGTCCCTGGTGATGCGCTCCAAGTCCGGCACCATCCGCCAGATCGACTCCCAGCACCGGCTGTCCAAGCTGCGTGCGTACAGCTCGGTGGACTTCGAGCGCCCCAGCTAG
- a CDS encoding DUF4245 domain-containing protein codes for MVLSLAVIGILVGAIYIFIPHDESADAAKNAVKTVDYRVELITARRAAPYAVAAPEGLPKTWRATSVSYKASEDGKGGAWHLGLLDPEQQYAAVEQSDAVPRKFIQEVTLGAAKAEGKQAVGSKKWDRYKGDKYNALVREEPGVTTVVTGTAPYGRLADLAAALVAKKS; via the coding sequence ATGGTCCTGTCGCTGGCGGTGATCGGCATCCTCGTCGGGGCGATCTACATCTTCATCCCGCACGACGAGAGCGCGGACGCGGCGAAGAACGCGGTCAAGACGGTCGACTACCGCGTCGAACTGATCACGGCCCGGCGGGCGGCGCCCTACGCGGTCGCCGCGCCCGAGGGGCTGCCCAAGACCTGGCGCGCCACCTCCGTGTCGTACAAGGCGAGCGAGGACGGCAAGGGCGGCGCCTGGCATCTGGGCCTGCTCGACCCGGAGCAGCAGTACGCGGCCGTCGAGCAGAGCGACGCCGTGCCGCGGAAGTTCATCCAGGAGGTCACGCTCGGCGCGGCCAAGGCCGAGGGCAAGCAGGCCGTCGGCAGCAAGAAGTGGGACCGCTACAAGGGCGACAAGTACAACGCGCTGGTCCGCGAGGAGCCCGGGGTGACCACCGTCGTCACCGGCACCGCGCCCTACGGACGGCTCGCCGACCTGGCCGCCGCGCTGGTCGCGAAGAAGAGCTGA
- the xseA gene encoding exodeoxyribonuclease VII large subunit: MAVSTSPETPIPVGEVSRLIGGWIDRLGAVWVEGQITQLSRRPGAGVVFLTLRDPSYDISVSVTCYRQVFDKVADVVSEGARVVVHAKPEWYAPRGQLSLRAAEIKPVGVGELLARLEQLKKSLAAEGLFAADRKRPLPFLPQLIGLVCGRASAAERDVLENARHRWPAVRFAVRNVPVQGVHAVPQVVAAVQELDALPEVDVIIVARGGGSVEDLLPFSDEQLVRAVSAAVTPVVSAIGHEPDTPLLDLVADLRASTPTDAAKKVVPDVGEELARVRQLRERALRAIDGFLQREERGLAGALQRPCIQRPQRMVEEREEQVTALLERGRRTLGHLLDRADSELSHTLARVVALSPKATLERGYAVLQKPDGTAVRAPAEVGADETLRARVAEGEFRVRVDGVPGAGTPPE; the protein is encoded by the coding sequence ATGGCTGTTTCTACGTCCCCGGAGACGCCGATCCCGGTCGGCGAGGTGTCCCGGCTCATCGGCGGTTGGATCGACCGGCTCGGCGCGGTGTGGGTCGAGGGGCAGATCACCCAGCTCTCGCGGCGCCCCGGCGCGGGGGTGGTCTTCCTGACGCTGCGCGACCCGTCGTACGACATCTCGGTGAGCGTGACGTGCTACCGCCAGGTCTTCGACAAGGTCGCCGACGTGGTCAGCGAGGGCGCCCGGGTGGTGGTGCACGCGAAACCGGAGTGGTACGCCCCGCGCGGCCAGCTCTCGCTGCGGGCCGCCGAGATCAAGCCGGTGGGGGTCGGCGAACTCCTCGCCCGCCTGGAGCAGTTGAAGAAGTCGCTGGCGGCCGAGGGGCTGTTCGCCGCGGACCGCAAGAGGCCGCTGCCCTTCCTTCCGCAGCTGATCGGGCTGGTCTGCGGCCGGGCGAGCGCCGCCGAGCGGGACGTCCTGGAGAACGCCCGGCACCGCTGGCCGGCCGTCCGCTTCGCGGTGCGCAATGTGCCGGTGCAGGGCGTGCACGCGGTCCCGCAGGTGGTCGCCGCGGTCCAGGAGCTGGACGCGCTGCCCGAGGTGGACGTGATCATCGTGGCCCGGGGCGGCGGCAGCGTGGAGGACCTGCTGCCGTTCTCCGACGAGCAGCTCGTGCGGGCCGTGAGCGCGGCCGTGACGCCCGTCGTCTCGGCGATCGGCCACGAGCCGGACACCCCGCTGCTGGATCTGGTCGCCGACCTGCGCGCCTCGACGCCGACGGACGCGGCGAAGAAGGTGGTCCCGGACGTGGGCGAGGAGCTGGCCCGGGTCCGGCAGCTGCGGGAACGGGCGCTGCGTGCGATCGACGGCTTCCTGCAGCGCGAGGAGCGCGGCCTGGCCGGGGCCCTGCAGCGGCCGTGCATACAGCGTCCGCAGCGGATGGTCGAGGAGCGCGAGGAGCAGGTCACGGCGCTGCTGGAGCGCGGCAGGCGGACCCTGGGACATCTGCTGGACCGCGCCGACTCGGAGCTGTCGCACACCCTGGCCCGGGTGGTCGCGCTCTCCCCGAAGGCGACGCTGGAGCGCGGCTACGCGGTCCTGCAGAAACCGGACGGCACGGCCGTGCGCGCACCGGCCGAGGTCGGCGCGGACGAGACGCTGCGGGCCCGGGTGGCCGAGGGCGAGTTCCGGGTACGGGTGGACGGCGTCCCGGGCGCCGGCACACCCCCCGAATAG